Proteins encoded in a region of the Rutidosis leptorrhynchoides isolate AG116_Rl617_1_P2 chromosome 9, CSIRO_AGI_Rlap_v1, whole genome shotgun sequence genome:
- the LOC139868443 gene encoding uncharacterized protein — translation MSNAYHPQTNGQEEVTNRPLKRILERTVSHHGKVGRETRRCSMGIFYCLQKPTWHYTIPNDLWQSMSTFNRIIVQSSLGIETCNLNPSETGIHRKMQINVHEELRDQSTETSYIYKERTKLLHDAKLIPTTFAPGDKILLFNLRFKRFSGKFKSRWSRPFTVIHVFPHGVVELEGTFGNFKVNGHLQKVYLEDHTMKEDPLSLDPP, via the coding sequence atgtccaatgcatatcatccacagactaaTGGACAGGAAGAAGTCACAAATAGACCACTTAAAAGAATTTTGGAACGTACGGTCAGCCACCATGGAAAAGTtggccgagaaactagacgatgctctatGGGCATTTTTTACTGCCTACAAAAACCCACTTGGCACTACACCATACCGAATGATCTATGGCAAAGCATGTCAACTTTCAATAGAATTATAGTACAAAGCTCTCTGGGCATTGAAACCTGTAACCTTAATCCTTCAGAAACTGGTATACATCGCAAGATGCAGATTAATGTACACGAGGAATTAAGAGACCAATCAACCGAGACTtcttacatctacaaggaacgcaCCAAGCTTTTACATGATGCAAAACTCATACCTACAAcgttcgctcctggagataaaaTTCTACTTTTCAATTTGCGATTCAAAAGATTTTCTGGTAAGTTTAAATCTAGATGGAGTAGGCCGTTTACAGTGATACATGTCTTTCCACATGGAGTCGTAGAATTAGAAGGAACTTTTGGGaactttaaggttaacggacaccTACAGAAAGTCTATTTAGAAGACCACACCATGAAAGAAGATCCTCTTTCCCTTGACCCACCTTGA